Below is a genomic region from Dehalococcoides mccartyi.
GTGCAGAACTGCAGGACAAGATTACACTGTATATTTATGCCAGTTCTTCAGACCTTCAAAGTGCCATGGTATTCCCTTCTGAATGGACAGGCGGGGTGGCTTATCCGGATTTCAATGTGATAGCTATAGGTATCGCACCTTATGATATTGATTGGGGCAAAAGGGCTATCACTCATGAGCTAGCTCACCAGGTAACCAACCAAATGACTTCCAACCCGTACGGGGATTTGCCTGTGTGGCTGAATGAAGGCATTTCCATGTATGCCGAAGGCAATCTGGAAGCAGTGTATGTAAATTATCTTACATGGGCTATTAGTCAGGATAAACTTATTTCTGTTCAAAGCCTGTGCAGCCCGTTTTCAGCCAATTCGGCAGATGCGTATTTGGCTTATGCCGAAAGTTTTACCCTGGTGAATTATCTCATTACCGGTTACGGTCCGGAAAAATTTTCAGATTTACTGCAAACATTCAGCCATGGTGCCGGTTATGATGAAGCGCTGCTGGCTGTTTATGGTTTTGATATACAGGATCTAAATATCCAGTGGCAGGCAGCTTTGAAAGGAGGCACTGTTGAAATCCAGCCGGTCAGGTCTATTAGTCTGACACCTGGTTTGGTAGTGTTATTTACGCTGGTGGGAAGTGGCAGTATTATAACTGCTTTCTGGTTATGGAGTAGCAGAGTTGTCTCTCGTTCCTAGCATACGTGATTTGCCGCTTGCCGAAAGGCCCAGAGAACGGCTTCAGTCTCTTGGGGCCGGAGTGCTTTCTTCTGCTGAACTGCTGGCGGTTATTTTGGGGCGGGGTGTGGCGGGTGAGCCTGTGCTGCAAAGTGCTCAGCGTTTGCTTGCCCATTTCGGCGGGCCGTCAGGTATAGCCTCTGCCTCGGTGGAGGAACTTTCAAAACTGAAAGGAATAGGTTTGGCAAAGGCCTGCCAGCTGAAGGCCGCTTTTGAACTGGCTAAACGGGCAGGGGGGATTAAAGGCGAATACCAGCCCTGTATCAAGACCCCGGAAGATGTTTTTCAAATAATATACCCGCTGGTATCGGACGCGAAAAAAGAATATTTTTTCTGTTTGATGCTGGATGTAAAAAGCAGGCTTATCAAGGTAGGGCATATATCTGCCGGCAGTTTAGATGAGAGTGTGGTTCATCCCCGCGAGGTTTTCAAAGAAGCGCTATCCGCTAGTGCCGCAACTGTAATACTGGCACACAACCATTCTTCCGGAGATACCGAGCCATCTCCAGATGATATCGGTCTGTCTGCCCGTTTGCGAGAGGCTGGCAGCATAATGGGGATAGAGGTACTTGACCATATCATAATAGGCAGACAAAGCTTTACCAGTTTAAAAAGACAGGGGCTTTTATAATTATGAAAAAAATACTGTTTGCAATTTTTTCTGTCTGTCTCAGTTTCAGTTTATTACTGAGCGGCTGTGGTTATGCACCCGGAGATACCGCTATGCCTACAGGCGACAATGTACTTACCCTGATTGGAGAAGAACCTTATACCCTTGACCCTGCCAAGGTAAGTGATATTTCTTCGGTGACCTATATTTACCAGATATTTAGCGGTTTGCTGAAAATGGGAGATGACCTGACTCCTGTTGCGGATATTGCCGAAAGTTGGGAGGTAAGCCCTGACGGGCTCACCTATACGTTTTATTTAAAACCGAATGTGAAATTTCATAACGGACGTGTTGTCACTGCCGCAGATTTTAAATATTCATGGGAAAGGGCTGCCAGCCCTGAAACTGCCTCAGGCACGGTGCTGACCTTTTTGGGAGATATTCAGGGTGTAACTGAAATGGTACAAGGACAGGCAACATCTATTTCAGGGGTGACTGTGGTAGATGATTTAACGTTAAGGGTAAAGCTGGTATCCCCCTGCAGTTTCTTCCTTTCGAAAATTTCATATGTGACTGCTTTTGTGGTAGACAAAAATAATGTGTCTCAAGGCAGCGGGTGGTGGAAAAAACCGGTGGGTACAGGTCCTTTTACGCTTACCGAACTTACCCAGGGAAACTATATTGTACTAAATAGAAACCCCGATTATTATGATACACCGGCAAAAATTGCCAGTGTTATTTTCCGTCTCCAGTCCGGCCAACCTATGGATTTATATGAAGTGGGCGGGGTAGATGTGGCAGCTGTCACTGCTGATTATCTGGCTAAAGCCACAGATCCGGACGGCGTTTTTGCAGCTGATTTACAGGTAGTGCCTCAGCTTGGTTTTTACTATTTTGCCTATGTAACCAGTAAAGCCCCGTTTGATGACCCTAAAATCAGGCAGGCTTTTAGTATGGCGGTAGATAAAGCCCGTATTATAGAGCTCTGTTATAAAGGTAGTGTCAGCATGGCCGAGGGTATCTTGCCGCCGGGTATGCCCGGGTACAATTCGGAACTGGTCGGACTTGAGTATAATCCGGAACGTGCCCTTGAACTGATAGCCGAATCTTCCTATGGCAGTGTGGAAAACCTGCCTACTATCACTCTGACAACGTCAGGCTGGGCCGGGTTGCTTGCTCCGGAATTGGAAGCAGTGATTGACCAGTGGAGACAGAATCTGGGGGTGGAAGTGATAGTCCGCCAGATAGATATGGAGCTTTTCCTTTATGACCTCCAGACAGAAAAAGATAACCTCTATTATTCCGGCTGGATGGCAGATTACCCCCATCCGCAAGATTTTCTGGCAGTGCTTTTTGAGACCGGTGCATCTTATAACAGCGGAGATTATTCTAACCCTGAGGTAGATGCCCTGCTGGCAAGGGCGGCTGCCACTCTGGATATTCATGAAAGCATGCAGCTTTATGCCCAAGCGGAGCAATTGCTTATAAATGATGCTGCCTGTTTTAGTTTTTGGTTTGGGAAAAACTATATGCTGGTCAAACCCTATGTAAAGGGCTACAAGCTTAATGCAATGGGGATTTCGATACTTACAGAAGTTACCGTTGAAGACCACTAAATTAGTCTGAAAAGCGGGCTCAAGGGGTTTAAACACCTTTGGTTGGCAGAGTGCCGATGTGCTTAAATAAAAACCCTGATTCGGAATATAATATCTCCGGTCAGGGTTTGCTTTTAGAAATAAATGGCGGAGGGGGTGGGATTCGAACCCACGGTTCTCTTTCGGGAACAACGGTTTTCAAGACCGTCACCATAGACCGCTCGGACACCCCTCCATGACCGTAAAATGAAGCCAAAATGAATGTTTTAGGTTTGCCTAGTGAGTTAACATAACAGTGATTTGCTAATCAAATGCTAACGGGATTTGTTAAAATGGCATTTACTAAATTTCTGCTGATCACGCTGCAACCATTTTTGCTTATGTGGGCACATTATACCTGTTGGAAAATGCAGAGTCAAAGCTGGTTACTTTGACCTGCATAAACAGAGGGTATTTTGGATAGCGGTAGTAGCCGGGCTTTATTTGGAATTCAAAATATGGGCAGTTTTACGGGTATTTCGTTCAATATCTATAAAGCATTGTATAAGCTCTGCTGATGCAAAAATAAGTACGCCGATTATCAGTGAGCCTAAAATACCCATAATGCCGGCAAAAACCCCGAAGCTGGTGGCTATATCAAAAGAGATAATACTGGCACCTGCCATGATGCCGATAGAAATAACAATACCTGTCAGTGTTATCAGCACCGCCAGTATTTTTAACACTATTATTATAATCTGTAATGCCGGGTATCTGCTGCGCATATTTCTGGTTCGCCTTTCAAACTCGGGGTGAATTTAGCGCTATCCTACACCTGCTGTACGGCTGTATCTTTTTAAGACTGAGCATGCTATTGATTAATGTCTCTTTGAGCGGCTGGTTTTGTGAACGGATATCTTTTGAAAACCGTTTATTTGGGAGGTGGCTACTTTTCTGAATTTGTATCCGCATTTGTCACACTTGAAAGATTGCCCCAACAGCCAGTCCAGCACTCTCGGCTGGGTATGGAAATTGTGGCAGTCACATTTCGGGCAGACCTTTTGAACAGGAAAATGCTGTGTTTTGGACAAATGTTTGCTGACAGCCATAAGACCCCTCTCAAATTAATCTACAGGATATTATAGACTAAAATTCTAAAAATAAGAATAAATAAATATTGAGAGGCAAAAAAGTCTAGTGTACTTGTTAGCTAGGATTACCCGTTAGACAGTTTTCAAATGCCTGCAGCACTTCCGGGAAATTTGCCCGCCCAAACCCGATGCGGAAATGGCTTTGCCCGTAATCATAGACTTCTGACGGTAAAAGCATGATGCCTGTTTTTTCTAAAATCTGATGGCAAAAATCCATGCAGGAGGTAGCTTTGTTTAAGCGAGGAAAGCAGACTGAACCTGCTTTCGGTTTCACCCAACTGAAATTTGTCTTGTGCCTATCCATGAAGCCTTCAAGGAGTTTCAGATTTCGGTTTAGTTGCTTCATTTGATCAGACACGATAGTATTTTTATTACGAAGGGCTATTATGGATAGTATTTCGTCTGTGGCACTGCCGCAGATGGTAGTATAGTCTTTATATCCGGCCATTTTGGAAAGCATATCTTTATCACGGCAGGCAAGCCAGCCGCTCCGCAGTCCCGGCAGGCCGAATGATTTTGAAAGCCCTCCCAAGCTTATAGCCCTTGAGGATTGGTCACAGGCGGCAGGCAGGCGGGTATCGGGGGCGTATTCCATCAGACGGTACATTTCATCTGAAAAGTGCCAAAGCTTATGCCTGTTTATTATTTCCTGTATACGTGCATAGTCTTCCCTGTCCGGCATTGCTCCGGTAGGGTTGTGAGGGAAATTGGTTATTATCAGGCGGGTATTGGGGCGGATATTTTGGGTAAGAAAATCAAGGTTAAACTTCCAGCCGTTTTCTTCTTCAGGCATCCAGTAGCTGACTTCGCAGCCCAGATTTTCCGCCAGCTGGTAGAGTGATTGATAACCCGGAAAGGTGCAGATAACGTGGTCGTCTTTTTTAAGCAAGCAGTTTAAAGCTATAAAAATGCCTTCTTCGGGTACAGCAGTTAAGATGTCTGATGGGGCGGTTACCTCGTACAGTTTGGCTACTTCATTCCTAAGCAGAGGGTGCCCATCTGAATAGGTATACCCAAGCTTCAGGTTTTGCCAGAGGCTGCGGCACTCTGTGTCTGCCAGTGACAGCAGATAGGAGAGTGCCAGTGGTTCGCAGTCCGAGCTTGACATAAGGTGTTTGGCGGAGAACTCGTATTTGGCCAAGTACCGTTCCAGTTTAAACTGCTTTAGTTCCAATAAAACGGCCCTTTTCCTAGCGGATAACATCTACTCCCATAAAGGGGCGGAGTACCTCGGGAACAACAATGCTGCCGTCAGGCTGCTGGTAGTTTTCTATAACCGATATCATAACTCTGGGCAGGGCTAACCCAGAGCCGTTTAGAGTGTGGACAAATTCAGGTTTGGCTTCAGAGGTGCGGCGGAAACGGACATTAGCCCGCCTGCCCTGAAAATCTGTGCAGTTGGAACAGGATGAAACCTCCAGCCATTCGTCAACGCCGGGTGAATACATTTCAATATCATAAGATTTAGCCGAACCAAAGCTGATATCAGCAGTGACCAGCTGTTTTAAGCGGTAGGGTATCTTAAGTGCGTCTGCTATTTCTTCAGCATCTGCCACCATCTTTTCCAGTTCATCAAAAGAGTCTTCCGGCTTGCAGTATTTGTACAACTCAACCTTGTCAAACTGGTGCAGCCGTTTTATTCCGCGTACGTCCTTTCCGGCAGACATTTTCTCACGGCGGAAGCAGGCAGTATAGGCTACGTAGTGAATAGGCAGCTGCTCAACAGAAAGTATTTCATCACGATGCAGATTAGTCAGGGGGGCTTCTGCGGTAGGTACCCACCAGTAATCTTCCTCTGCGTCATGGTACAGGTTATCAGCAAATTTGGGCAGATTGCCCGAAGCTACCAGGCACTCCCTTTTTATCATATAGGGAGGGTAGATTTCGGTATAATCGTGTTTACGGGTGTGTAGGTCCAGCATAAAGGCAATAAGAGCTCTTTGAAGGCGGGCACCCTCACCCTTCAGGATATAAAAGCGTGATCCGGAAAGCTTAATGCCGCGGTCAAAATCTATAATATCCAGTGCCTCACCCAGTTCCCAGTGCGGTTTGGGGGTAAAGCTGAAGCTCCGTTTTTCTCCGCGGTAATAGAGGACTACATTTTCGCTTTCATCTCTGCCTACGGGCACAGACGCATCGGGTATATTGGGCACTCTAAGCAAACGGTCAGTCAGTTTTTCATCTACTTCAGAAAGTTCAGCTTCAAGTTCAGTTATCTGCCCTCGTAAGACCCGTCCTTCTTCAATGGCAGTGTCATCTCGCTGTTTAGCCATCATTTTGCGTTTGGCACGAAGGTTATCCAGTTCCTGGGTAAGATGGCGGCGGCGGTTATCCAGTTCCAATATTTCATCTATAGGAGCATCGGTATTACGGTCTGCTACTGCCTTGCGTACCAGTTCGGCATTTTCCCTTATAAATTTCAAATCAAGCATGAAAGTTCTCCTTCTGCCAGAGTAATATCAATTATTCCTGTGTTTTTGTGTCTTCCCTATCCTTCAGGGCAGGAAATAAAATAACTTCGCGGATAGAGTCATGGTTGGTCAGCAGCATAACCAAACGGTCAATACCCACGCCCAGACCGCCGGTTGGCGGCATGCCATATGCCAGTGCGGCCAGAAAGTCTTCATCTATACTTTCGGACTCTTCGGTGCGCGACTGGTTGCGTTTTTCAAGCTGTTCCTTAAAACGTGCTCTTTGCTCTACCGGGTCATTCAGTTCGGAAAAGGCATTGGCAATTTCCATATTGGCACAAATAGCTTCAAACCGCTCTGTCAGACGGGGGTCTTCCGGCTTCTGTTTGGCAAGCGGAGACATGGCCACCGGGTGGTCAGTAAGGAAAGTGGGTTGAACAAGATGGGGTTCTACAAATTCACCTACCAGCTCATCCACCAGTTTGCCCCAGTCTTTGGCGGGGTCTACCTTCAGTTTGCGGCGGGTCATTTCCGCGGCCAAGGCTTCTTTGGTGGGGAAATCAAAAAAATCTATACCGGCATATTGCTTTACGGCATCACGCATGGTCAGACGGGGCCACGGGGGAGTAAAATCCAGTGTAATATCCCCGAACGGTGCAGTATATCCGCCGCTTATTTCTTTGACCACACTTGAGACCATTTCCTCAAGGAAATTCATTACATCTTTATAGTCGGCATAGGCCTGATAGCTTTCCATCATAGTAAATTCGGGGTTATGGCGGGTGGAGACACCCTCATTGCGGAATATCCGTCCTATTTCATATACCCGGTCAAAACCGCCAACAATCAACCTTTTAAGGTGCAATTCCAAAGCTATGCGCATGTAAAAATCACAGTCCAGTGCCTGATGATGGGTAATAAAGGGGCGGGCGAGTGCGCCGCCTGCTTCAGGTTGGAGAACCGGTGTTTCCACTTCAAGAAATTCTTTGGCACTCATAAAACAGCGTATGGCGCTTATAACACGGCTGCGGGTAAGGAATGTCTGACGGGCATCCGCATTGGAAATAAGGTCAAGATAACGCTGGCGGTAACGTTTTTCCACATCCTGCAGGCCATGCCATTTCTCCGGCAAAGGCAGCAGGGATTTTGAGAGCATGGTTATTCTGGTAACCGCCAGACTGGGCTCACCGGTACGGGTACGCATCAGGCTGCCCTCTGCGCCTATAAAATCACCCAAATCCAGGTCTTTAAGGAGTTCTATACTCGCTTCGTCCATATCATTCTGACGGCAGAAAATCTGTATTTTACCGCTGCCGTCACGTATATCCATAAAGGAAATCTTGCCCATGTCGCGCCGGGTCATAATCCTCCCTGCAATCCTCAGGGTTTCTTTAGGCGGGTTTTCCTGTGTTTCAAGCTCCGCTAGCAAAGCTACGGCTTGTGCGCTGGTATGGCTGGGATGGAAAGTGGAGGGGTAAGGGTTTATACCCCGGCTCTTTATCCGTTCCAGTTTTTCCGTTTTTTGAGCGTTCAGATATTCTTCCGGCATAGACTACTCTCTTGTATCTGGGATTTTCAAAGCTATTATATGCTATCACTGCGGCTAAGGCAAAGATAGCCTGTTTGATTTAATAAATTGGTTAAAATTGTTAGAAGGTATAAAAAAGATAAATGGTATAAAGATATGCCAGATAATATTTGAAATATGATATAAAAGTGCTATAATTGCTGGCGTTCCGGTAAATAGTTGTAAATAATACAAAATGGATAATAAAACGCATGGATGTATCAGAGTCTATTGTCCCTATTATTGTGGGTGTCGTACAGGTGGTTTTTATTGTTATATTGGTAACTTTAGGGATATATAGTTTGAGAAGTCACCGATCCGGAAAACAATTAGATGCTACTAGAGATATTCAAACTGAAGAATCCAGTGAAGGGACTTTCTTTAGCCGTGATTAAGGCTGTTTTCCTGGCAGATATCAGCTAGTCTCATACTATCCAGCCAGAACAGGGCTTTGGGCTCTTTTTCAAGTACAAAGCGGATATTAGCACGTATTGCCAGCTCCAGTTCTGATAGTATTTCCCTGTTGACCTTCAGGCGGCAAATACTGGCGAAATTGTTTTCCTGAATATACCGCAGCACTTTCACCGCATTTACTGAAACAGGTATACCGGTTTGGGTATTACGGCAACTCGGACAAATTATGCCGCCGCTTTCCGAACTGTAGTAATTGGTGGTTGCCAGCAGTTTTTTGTGGCAGTTAGCACATTCGCGAAGCTCCGGTTTGTAGCCGCTGTTTTCCAATAGATGCAGCTCAAAATATTTTATACACAATTCCGCTTGAGATTCATTGTCCAGTTCTTCCAGAGTGGAAAGTAAAAGCTGAAAGATGGACGGGTTGGCAGATTCTTCCGGTGAGAAATGATAAGCCAGTTCACAGGCGTAAAAAGCCATGGCAGATAGCTGAAGGCTGTTACGGATGTTCAGAAAACTCTGGATAGTCTGGCTGCCGGTTATAGTGTCTATAGCTTTGCCCCTGGCCAAAGAGACCTCCGAATAACATAAAAGCTCCAGATGACCAGAGAGTTTGCTTTTGGTTTTCCTGACGCTCTTGGCAAAGCCTTGTATCAGCCCCAGATCCGGGGTAAGCAAACTTAGAATACGGTCGGCTTCCCCGCATTTCGTTTTACGGACTACTATGGCTCTGGTTTTAAAATCATGGGGTTTGGTCATTTTAAGTCTGTCTTTTCGGTTTTTCTAAAGGGGTTACTATGCTCATTTGGTCTTTACCGAATGATATTATATGTTTAAGCTCAAAAGGTAAAGCGGTTTCGGGTCTTTTGAACTTATAAGCAGGGTTTTTAGCTGTGAGGCTGTTTTTCCTGTTTGATTGCCAGACGTTTTTGCACCTGGGGGCTTTTTAATTCGCGCAGGGCATCTGTAGCTATAAATCGGGCACTTCCGGTATTTTGGGCTAGTATTTCTTCACCCAGAGTTATGGCAGCTTGGTTTAGGCTGAGATTCCGTTTACCTATCTGACGGAGTGCCCAGTTGACCGCCTTTTTTACATAATTGCGTTCGTCAGATGCTTCTGTCAGCAGGCGGGGGAAGAAAGAGATAAATTTTTCGTCCAGGGCTTTTTTATCATGGACTGCCAAAGTGGTCAGTAAAACAAAGCCTGCCCGTTTGATATATTCCTCTGGGCGGTAAGTCCATTTGAGTGCCTGTTCAAAGGCAAACGAGGTTTTTGACCATAGATTGTTGCAGCACAGGTCACAGATATCCCATGAATCTATATCCTTTACCCAACTTTCCATCTCTGTTTGGCTTACCTTGCGGCTTTCGGCAATCAGGCTGGCCATTATGCGGGCCTCGTGTATACCTGAATCCCAGAGTAAGAGGGCAAGAGTGTGATTATGTCCGGCTTCTTTGGCCAGATGGCGGATATCTTTTACGCTTACTCCCAGGGTATTGGTATTGGATATGCCGAAACGGCTCATACCTGCGGCATTATCGGTATTTGCCAGAGCTTTCAGGCTGTTTATTAGCCCGGTGTATTTGTTCAGGGTTTCTATATCCGCCAATTTAAAGCCACTTCTTCCTTTTGAAAAATGAGACCAGCAGTAGAGCTACGGCTAGCATTAGTAGAAGTATGCCGGGATATCCCCAGCTTAGGCGGAGCTCCGGAATATCAAAATTCATGCCATATATGCCCACGATAAAGGTCAGGGGTATAAAGATGGAAGCGAATATAGTTAGAACCTTCATTACCTCATTCATGCGGTTGGAAAGGCTGGAAAGATAAATGTCTATCATGTTGGAGAGCATATCCCGGTAGGTTTCTCCGGTATCTATCAGCTGGATAAGGTGGTCATAAATATCACGGAAATATATATGGCTGCTTTTATCTATCAGAGGGTTTTCAGTGCGTTCAATAGAGGCAATGGTCTCCCTGACCGGCCAGATAGATTTGCGGATAAAGAGCATCTCTTTTTTAGCTTCTGAAATCTGTTTGAGAGTTTGGGAAGACGGGGAGGATAAAAGCTGCTCTTCTATTTCATCTAGATAGTCTCCGAAGCCCTCTATCAAGCCGAAATATCCGTCTACAACCATATCCAGTATGGAGTAGAGCAGATAGTCTGCCCCAAGTTTGCGAAGACGCCCATTGTCAGATTTCAAATGTTCTTGAATGGGTTTAAAAATATCGCTCTGGTTTTCCTGAAAACTTATCAGGAAGTTTTTACCCAATACCAGACTGATGTGCTCGGAGCGGGTTTTATTAAGCCCGGAGTCCCAGTGTAATGCTTTAATCACCGCAAAAAGGTAAGTGCCGTAATCTTCCAGTTTGGGGCGTTGCTCAGTGTTGACCACATCTTCAAGGGTAAGGGGATGGAGACTGAAGCACTTGCCCAATTCCTCCACCATATCTGTATCCTGAAGTCCGGTTACCTTTACCCAGATAATACCGCTGGACTGTTTAATCTGGGTGCTGCAATCAGCCAGAGTTTTTAGCGGCAGCGGCTGATAGGAATCAGGGGTATAGGCATGCAGACTGAGGCTGGCTTTTTCAGTCTTACCTTCACCTATAAATACTACCGAGCCGGGCAGCATACCTGCTTTTTGGGAGTACTTTTTTGATTGTCTGGTCATAGCCGCCTCCTTTCGGACTCAAGTCAGGAAAGGAAAACTAGAAATTTTGGCGTCCCTCCATGGCCCGGCTTAAGGTTACATCATCAGCATATTCCAGTTCTGTTCCAAAGGGTAATCCCCGTGCCAGTCTGGTCACTTTTATACCCAGCGGGGTTATCAGCCGCGAAAGGTACATGGCGGTGGCCTCACCCTCGGTAGTGGGGTTGGTTGCCAGAATAATCTCGTCTACTTGGCCGTTATCCAGCCGGCTCATAAGCTCGCTTATGCGTATATTCTGGGAGGTTATTCCCTCGGTGGGGGAAATAGCTCCATGCAGTACATGGTAATAGCCTCGGTAGACGCCCACGTGTTCCAGTGCCAAAATATCCTGCGGCTGTTCCACCACGCAAATCTTGTTTGTTTCGCGTTTGGTATTCTGGCAGATTGGGCAAAGCTCACTGTCAGCCACGTTAAAGCAGATACGGCACTGGCTTATCTGGTTCTTGATACTGCGGATAGTATCAGAAAGTGCCAGAACTTGTTCTTCAGGCGCCCGCATCAGGTAAAAAGCCAGCCGCTGGGCGCTTTTCGGGCCTATGCCCGGGAGTTTGCCCAGCGAATCTATCAGCTTGTTTACTGCACCGGCTGTAGACGGTAAAGAAATATCCTTCAAAAAAAGTCTCCTGCCGAAATATTACATCAGGCCCGGAATTTTAACATCCCCCATCAGTCCTTGCATCTGCTTTGAGCCTTCTTTTTTGGTCTCTTCGTAGGCATCATTGAAAGCTTTGATCAGGGCATTTTCTAAATCTTTGGGTTTGGACGTGTTGATTATTTCAGGTGAAATACTGAGTGACAGTACTTTCTGCTGGCCGTTCATCTTTATCTTGATAGCACCCTTGGCGCTTTCAGTCTCCACCACTACTTTAGCTAGTTCTTTCTGAGCTTTATCCAGCTTAGACTTTAGCTCCATGGCTTGCTTAATCATGTTCATGTTCACGCTTTATTTTTCCTCCACTGATATAATCTGGGCACCCAGTTTTTGGGCTTCTTTTACCAAATGGTTGGTTTCGGCTTCGGATATGCATACCAGAGTGCATGTCTTGCCGACGAAGTTTGAAATAATTTCGGCTGTAACCTTGCGGTTTTCCAGTTCTTCAATTTTGTCTTTGTGGTATTTGTATTTAAAAGACAGGGTGACCACATTTTTTTCTATAGAGACCGGGCGGACACCGGCGCTGCGGAGTATGGCTACCGCCGCTGAACGTTTGAGATTGTCCGGTGCCTGGTCAAGTATGTTTTTCCAGCTGACCTTTAGCTGTTCAATCACATCTCCGGCTCCGATAAGCACTTTTTCTTCTTCTTTGGGCTGGGCAGAAGCGGTGTACTTGGGTTTCTCGTCAATAGGTATGGCCGCTCTGGTAAGTTTGGGGGCAGATTCTTTGGCATGCGGCTTGGAAGCAGCGGCCGGTTCTGAAGCATTCTTGGTTTTATCCTGGGTTTCTGTTTGGGCTTCTTTCTGCGGCGGCTCATTAGATACCGCTGGTTTTT
It encodes:
- the recO gene encoding DNA repair protein RecO yields the protein MTKPHDFKTRAIVVRKTKCGEADRILSLLTPDLGLIQGFAKSVRKTKSKLSGHLELLCYSEVSLARGKAIDTITGSQTIQSFLNIRNSLQLSAMAFYACELAYHFSPEESANPSIFQLLLSTLEELDNESQAELCIKYFELHLLENSGYKPELRECANCHKKLLATTNYYSSESGGIICPSCRNTQTGIPVSVNAVKVLRYIQENNFASICRLKVNREILSELELAIRANIRFVLEKEPKALFWLDSMRLADICQENSLNHG
- the serS gene encoding serine--tRNA ligase; translation: MLDLKFIRENAELVRKAVADRNTDAPIDEILELDNRRRHLTQELDNLRAKRKMMAKQRDDTAIEEGRVLRGQITELEAELSEVDEKLTDRLLRVPNIPDASVPVGRDESENVVLYYRGEKRSFSFTPKPHWELGEALDIIDFDRGIKLSGSRFYILKGEGARLQRALIAFMLDLHTRKHDYTEIYPPYMIKRECLVASGNLPKFADNLYHDAEEDYWWVPTAEAPLTNLHRDEILSVEQLPIHYVAYTACFRREKMSAGKDVRGIKRLHQFDKVELYKYCKPEDSFDELEKMVADAEEIADALKIPYRLKQLVTADISFGSAKSYDIEMYSPGVDEWLEVSSCSNCTDFQGRRANVRFRRTSEAKPEFVHTLNGSGLALPRVMISVIENYQQPDGSIVVPEVLRPFMGVDVIR
- the lysS gene encoding lysine--tRNA ligase — encoded protein: MPEEYLNAQKTEKLERIKSRGINPYPSTFHPSHTSAQAVALLAELETQENPPKETLRIAGRIMTRRDMGKISFMDIRDGSGKIQIFCRQNDMDEASIELLKDLDLGDFIGAEGSLMRTRTGEPSLAVTRITMLSKSLLPLPEKWHGLQDVEKRYRQRYLDLISNADARQTFLTRSRVISAIRCFMSAKEFLEVETPVLQPEAGGALARPFITHHQALDCDFYMRIALELHLKRLIVGGFDRVYEIGRIFRNEGVSTRHNPEFTMMESYQAYADYKDVMNFLEEMVSSVVKEISGGYTAPFGDITLDFTPPWPRLTMRDAVKQYAGIDFFDFPTKEALAAEMTRRKLKVDPAKDWGKLVDELVGEFVEPHLVQPTFLTDHPVAMSPLAKQKPEDPRLTERFEAICANMEIANAFSELNDPVEQRARFKEQLEKRNQSRTEESESIDEDFLAALAYGMPPTGGLGVGIDRLVMLLTNHDSIREVILFPALKDREDTKTQE
- a CDS encoding aminotransferase class I/II-fold pyridoxal phosphate-dependent enzyme produces the protein MELKQFKLERYLAKYEFSAKHLMSSSDCEPLALSYLLSLADTECRSLWQNLKLGYTYSDGHPLLRNEVAKLYEVTAPSDILTAVPEEGIFIALNCLLKKDDHVICTFPGYQSLYQLAENLGCEVSYWMPEEENGWKFNLDFLTQNIRPNTRLIITNFPHNPTGAMPDREDYARIQEIINRHKLWHFSDEMYRLMEYAPDTRLPAACDQSSRAISLGGLSKSFGLPGLRSGWLACRDKDMLSKMAGYKDYTTICGSATDEILSIIALRNKNTIVSDQMKQLNRNLKLLEGFMDRHKTNFSWVKPKAGSVCFPRLNKATSCMDFCHQILEKTGIMLLPSEVYDYGQSHFRIGFGRANFPEVLQAFENCLTGNPS
- a CDS encoding peptidase MA family metallohydrolase; protein product: MKKQFLALGLILGILLGGLFPADASAQSSITIDKSNVNVTFPSNIGFSITASSTSNITDIRLFYTVDRKSFSEVYSESVLKFTPAPTVSTSYSWDMRYTGGMPPGARVNYWYRITNEDGDILVSPIQTLVYADARFDWQSISEGMLELYWYNGDQSFADELMESAQAALVRLAADTGAELQDKITLYIYASSSDLQSAMVFPSEWTGGVAYPDFNVIAIGIAPYDIDWGKRAITHELAHQVTNQMTSNPYGDLPVWLNEGISMYAEGNLEAVYVNYLTWAISQDKLISVQSLCSPFSANSADAYLAYAESFTLVNYLITGYGPEKFSDLLQTFSHGAGYDEALLAVYGFDIQDLNIQWQAALKGGTVEIQPVRSISLTPGLVVLFTLVGSGSIITAFWLWSSRVVSRS
- the radC gene encoding RadC family protein, which gives rise to MSLVPSIRDLPLAERPRERLQSLGAGVLSSAELLAVILGRGVAGEPVLQSAQRLLAHFGGPSGIASASVEELSKLKGIGLAKACQLKAAFELAKRAGGIKGEYQPCIKTPEDVFQIIYPLVSDAKKEYFFCLMLDVKSRLIKVGHISAGSLDESVVHPREVFKEALSASAATVILAHNHSSGDTEPSPDDIGLSARLREAGSIMGIEVLDHIIIGRQSFTSLKRQGLL
- a CDS encoding peptide ABC transporter substrate-binding protein codes for the protein MKKILFAIFSVCLSFSLLLSGCGYAPGDTAMPTGDNVLTLIGEEPYTLDPAKVSDISSVTYIYQIFSGLLKMGDDLTPVADIAESWEVSPDGLTYTFYLKPNVKFHNGRVVTAADFKYSWERAASPETASGTVLTFLGDIQGVTEMVQGQATSISGVTVVDDLTLRVKLVSPCSFFLSKISYVTAFVVDKNNVSQGSGWWKKPVGTGPFTLTELTQGNYIVLNRNPDYYDTPAKIASVIFRLQSGQPMDLYEVGGVDVAAVTADYLAKATDPDGVFAADLQVVPQLGFYYFAYVTSKAPFDDPKIRQAFSMAVDKARIIELCYKGSVSMAEGILPPGMPGYNSELVGLEYNPERALELIAESSYGSVENLPTITLTTSGWAGLLAPELEAVIDQWRQNLGVEVIVRQIDMELFLYDLQTEKDNLYYSGWMADYPHPQDFLAVLFETGASYNSGDYSNPEVDALLARAAATLDIHESMQLYAQAEQLLINDAACFSFWFGKNYMLVKPYVKGYKLNAMGISILTEVTVEDH